The following proteins are co-located in the Betaproteobacteria bacterium genome:
- a CDS encoding rhodanese-like domain-containing protein, translated as MATIEEILKRSRQRAEEHNLTYEGALLPSEAFELLQEREDAVLIDVRTRAECDYVGRIPGSIQIEWQTYPGGVSNPRFLEQLQQAVPKTSAALFICRSGARSHAAAAAAKSAGYVECFNVLEGFEGDKDHQGHRNSVGGWRFAGLPWIQS; from the coding sequence ATGGCAACAATCGAGGAGATTCTCAAGCGGTCGCGTCAAAGGGCTGAAGAACACAACCTTACGTACGAGGGCGCGCTATTGCCCTCGGAGGCGTTCGAGTTACTACAGGAGCGGGAGGATGCGGTGCTTATCGATGTGCGCACCCGCGCGGAGTGCGATTACGTTGGCCGCATACCAGGTAGCATCCAGATCGAGTGGCAGACCTATCCTGGAGGCGTCTCCAATCCCCGGTTTCTGGAGCAACTTCAACAAGCGGTACCCAAAACCTCGGCCGCCTTATTCATCTGCCGTAGTGGCGCCCGCTCGCATGCCGCCGCTGCCGCCGCCAAAAGCGCGGGTTACGTGGAGTGCTTCAATGTCTTGGAGGGATTCGAGGGCGATAAGGATCACCAGGGACACCGGAATTCGGTAGGGGGATGGCGCTTCGCGGGACTGCCCTGGATACAGTCTTAG